The Zingiber officinale cultivar Zhangliang chromosome 10A, Zo_v1.1, whole genome shotgun sequence genome contains a region encoding:
- the LOC122026729 gene encoding uncharacterized mitochondrial protein AtMg00810-like, protein MEILKKRIIEQPPGFIIKGQEEKVYKLKNALYGLKQAPRAWNSIIDEHFIKEGFTKCPYEHSLYLKKNSYGDILLVCLYVDDLIFTSNNISMIREFKQSMEKEFEMTDLGLMRYFLGIEVQQREEGIFVSQEKYAKEILKKFSMEDCYAMDTPVEYGIRMTKDGKGKLVNPTYYKSLVGCLMYLTCTRPDILFGVGLISRYMETPKTSHLYAAKRILKYIKGAIDYGLLYSSTKDVEFFGFSDMIGMEVMMIARALLDTCFILVILHLLGLQRNNQLLL, encoded by the coding sequence atggaaaTCTTAAAGAAGAGGATTATTGAGCAACCACCTGGTTTTATCATCaaaggacaagaagaaaaggtATATAAGTTAAAGAATGCTCTTTACGGACTCAAGCAAGCCCCTAGAGCCTGGAACTCAATAATTGATGAGCACTTTATAAAGGAAGGTTTCACAAAGTGTCCCTATGAGCATTCTTTATACTTGAAGAAGAATTCATATGGAGATATTCTACTGGTATGTCTTTATGTGGATGATTTAATTTTTACAAGTAATAACATCTCCATGATTAGAGAATTCAAGCAATCAATGGAGAAGGAGTTTGAGATGACAGATCTAGGATTGATGAGATATTTCCTTGGCATTGAAGTACAACAAAGAGAAGAGGGGATCTTTGTATCACAAGAAAAATATGCCAAAGAGATTCTGAAGAAATTCTCAATGGAAGATTGCTATGCTATGGATACGCCAGTTGAATATGGCATTAGAATGACTAAAGACGGAAAAGGTAAACTTGTGAATCCAACTTATTACAAGAGTCTTGTGGGTTGCCTCATGTATCTGACATGCACAAGACCTGATATATTATTTGGAGTTGGTTTAATAAGCAGGTACATGGAAACTCCAAAAACTTCTCACTTATATGCAGCTAAGAGAATTCTTAAATATATCAAAGGGGCAATTGATTATGGACTTCTTTATTCATCAACGAAAGATGTGGAGTTTTTTGGTTTCAGTGATATGATTGGGATGGAAGTTATGATGATCGCAAGAGCACTACTGGATACGTGTTTTATCTTGGTAATACTGCATTTACTTGGTCTTCAAAGAAACAATCAGTTGTTACTCTAA